GTTCTTGGGATCATGTCTGCTACGTTCCCCTCCTGCCGAGCTGCTAGCCTTTCAGGTAAACCACAGTTTTACGTATACTTCATTTACAATGATATCTAAACATTAATTAGTGTCCCAGTAAATTTCATGCAATTAACGTGTTAGATATGTAGGCTTCTAGTGCTGCAGGAGGAAGTCTCTGAAACTCTCTGGTTTGATGTCTGTTATGTTGGATATGTAGGCTTCAATTGCTGCCAGGAAAATAAAGCGCCGCCGCCACTAGCAGAGATTGACTGCAGGCAGTacgcaaggggggggggggggggggggggggggggggggggggggggggctgggggggctccagccccccctaatggcttgatttcaccactaatcactgtagcaaaagcttgatttcaccattaaatcttcatgcaaatcaacatctccattgttttagccccccttatcccgcatcgtgcatccgccactgctccCACTGCATAATAAACAAGAAAAACTTTTTCAAGGACCAATGCTGCTGCGACAAAGATCCGATACCACCACTAGTGTAGGCTCTGTAAAATGTGACTTTTGTGGTACCAAGAACATGCCAGCAAAATAAAAGGTGTTCTTATTAGCCTGAACATTTGTGTTAACACTTTGATGTGCCCGACAAGGAGCATGTACCCACCATGCACCTTCAACAACTGTCAGCGTCCAAAACGATAGAATAGATCTCTCAATCCTCACAGATGGAAAACGAACACAAGATTTTCCAGGTTCCAGCCGCCAGTGAGGGTAACAACCCTACTTCTTTCTTTGTATACGTTATAGCTAGAAACTTCAATCATCCACCTACTCTGGACCCTagcttctccttttatagttggagGAAGGAAGGAGGACACCCGAGAGACAGATCGTAAATTTACTAAGTTGTTCTGCTGTTGCTATTAGCGTGAAAATGAATGGGATTGGAAATCAATACAGGATTAGAGGTATTGCGGAAATGAACTAATACGACCAGAAACATGTTGAAAATGGTCAGGAATCGGGAACAAAAAATGGGAACACTATTCCGCTAGCATACAAATAGAATACTAGCACTGTACAGGTGGCTATAGTAACTGTCTCTATACACATGTATCTGAAAATTAACATCTCTAGAGGAAGGTATCCACCCATCTCTATATAAATTTCTAGCGACGTTCAGAAATTCACCGGCCTCAAAAAGGTTATTAAATAAAAAGGGAACCCACACACACCAATTTTTGCACCCTTGCCCGTCTCTAGGCTGGCTAGGTTGCTATGCCGTTGAGCCACCACAAGGGCGGCTGGCATCGAAGAATCACCACGTCGTCCCCGCCCACGTTGGGACCTAGGGGCTAGGACCACCTTACCCGCCATGCTAGGGCCTCCATGCCTCGCTGCGCCCACCTACATCAAGGGTCGGGGTTGTCTATCTACTGTGCTATTGGGGGATGGACCTTTCGCCCCTGCCTCCACCTCCTTGTTTTTACCCTGACACCTTCGTTTTCAGGTCCTTGTGTAGGGAAGAACTGGCGAGAAGGTAGTATAGGGTCTTGCCTGGCCATGGGAACACTTATTCATGTCCTTTAGCAgtggctctaggaacacatctatcTCAAAGCTTGGCTACTTCGGCTCGAAAATAAGGATGGCCAGCAGAAGTTACTTGTGCTTCAGACACAGGaagggaggtaggttgtagatggTAAGGATGACTAGACACGTGTTGTGTGAGCTACTAAGGTCCCCGAATGGGTTCATCTCGTCTATACTTAGCGCTAACCTAACGTTCCTTGGCTCATCTCGAAAATCCAGGTACATGGAGTCAAAGTGCTTTCACTGCCGACCATCAGCAGGGTGTCGCAGCTTGCCCTTGTCCTTCACGCGATCAACAGATGCATGACACATCATTAGCTTGGGATCCTCAGGATTTTCAGATATACAATGTAGGCGGTCGATCATGGGCAGATACCACATCAACAAGGCAGGAATTCTCTGTTGCATGTaaccttcttccttcttctcatgaGACAAGATCTGCTTCGCACTACTCTTCTTGTCTGCTTTCTTCTTTGGCCCACTTGAGGATTCCTTGTCGTTTGCATCAACATGACATTTGACATTCCTCTCGTATCGACTCGCGCCACAGTGTGGATAGCTCTACAAGCTCTCATACTAGGTGCCCCGGTTCAAGATACGGTGGTTAGGGCAAGCATGGATCTTTTGAAGACCCAACATCACTGGTCAGATCAACTTGTTTGCCTGATAGCTATTGACAGCCACTTTGTCATCCTTTGGAAGCAGGGAACCAAGGAGACACAATATATAGCTCATTGAAGCTAGATTCATACCATCTAaaacgagccttcaacatcagcaTGTGGAGATCAAAAGATAGCACGATCTATTGCTTTGGACAATCCATATGGATCAGATCATTTGCCACTTGCTTCATCTCTTTGAAGTTGTCTAGCCACCTTGGGCTCCCATAAATAAGTTCATCACTGTTGAGGCGGTTAATGAAATCCTCAAAGAACTATGCATCCTCGGGGTCTAGCACATCTGTCACCTCACCAagatcctcatcattgtcacccCTGCCTTCTACCACGTCTTGGATAAAACCATCCATCGTGATAATATCATCCTCGATATCAACACCATGCCCGGGCTGATGAGGCAGCTCGTCCTCCATGGTCTGCATCAACCAACGACAAAGTTCCTCAGGATGCACAACTCGCATCTCCTTCGTCGTGAAACTTCCAAACCGTATATCCCTCGGCAAAACCCCACTAGATCAAGTGCGATCTGACATCATCGCCTTCTAGCAAGCAAACATGCTTGTTCTATagcgagaacatggacatataaTTCCCTTCCTATTCACACTAAAAGCATGCTTTCGATCAGTGCCAACAAACCTGGTCACATGTTCTATGAAGTGGTGTGATATCCATGATATCGGGTACGTCCATTCTGACCATTCCATGCCAATTAACCTTGTACATAGCCGAAAAAACGTATCAATATGCTTCAAAATGAGATGGTGGCATCATGTATAGAATCTACAATTAATATTAATTAAAATCTACAAttaaaacaaacaaataaaaataaaacacgACTTGAAAACATAACTACTACTAACTTGCATCATTTTGTATGTATAGATAGAGCTTCTCTCCATGTCACATACACTTAAATATGGAAGTATTACAAAGAAAACATTAAAATGAAGAAAAAGATCTAGTTTCTCTCTCCTTCACCATAGTTCTAGATTTAGATCTAGATCAAGATTACCCAAAACTTGAAAAGGAGTGGAAAAAAGATGTGAGAGGGCATACCAACCTCCTACAGTGCTCTCCTTCAAAGAATCCAATAGCACGGATACAGATACGTGTATCGATATCGGAAGGATACGGATACGCAGATACGATAATTTCTTAAAAAATCGATACGCGGATACGTTtaatatttaaaaaataaaataataataataataatgcagGTCTGAAAAACTGATAACATTAAAACATTACAATTAATTACTTAAGTGTACTATTATTACAACACAGCGGGTCTGAAGTCTCCTCAACTCTCAAATATAGTAGTCTCAAATTTAGGAAATTAATGAAAGGCATTCAGGCTTGCAATTCATGCAGCAGCTTGTTTCTATTCCTCATTTGTCTCGTTTGCTTCATTGTCATCCACAACATCAACCTGTGGAGCATCCAAACCAAAAGTCACGGCTTGCAATGCAGGTTCTTCAAGGGACAGGTCAGCCACTTCAAGAATGCCAATACCACCAAGTGAATCTAAAGAAGAAGAGGAGATCGAGAACGGGGAAGGGGATTAACTCACAGGAGTTCGCTAGAGCCTGGATCCATGTCACAGGGGCAGAAACTAGTCGCTGGTGGCCGGCGAGTAGGGACGGAGGCTCATTGCCGGTGGCCGGCGACCGGCGCGAGAGGGGTTGTAGCGTCACCGGGTGGGGATGCGGTGCAAGGCGTGGGCGTGCGGGACTGCGGGCATTGGAGGCTAGGGCGTTGGCCGTCGGGGGCAGATAAGGGACTGTGTTACTGGGCTTCGTACTGGGCTAGGCATAATCGGTAGGCCAGATACCTATGAGATGACATATCCAATATTCgcgaaaataataaaaaatcggATACTCCAAGGATACATAGCGGCGGCGTATCAG
This sequence is a window from Miscanthus floridulus cultivar M001 chromosome 10, ASM1932011v1, whole genome shotgun sequence. Protein-coding genes within it:
- the LOC136489096 gene encoding uncharacterized protein → MALLKISTTRIVYLWAALFLVLGIMSATFPSCRAASLSGFNCCQENKAPPPLAEIDCRQYARGGGGGGGGSHCIINKKNFFKDQCCCDKDPIPPLV